The Triticum aestivum cultivar Chinese Spring chromosome 7B, IWGSC CS RefSeq v2.1, whole genome shotgun sequence genome window below encodes:
- the LOC123160659 gene encoding cytochrome b-c1 complex subunit 8-1, mitochondrial, giving the protein MGKMPVRMKAVVYALSPFQQQVMPGLWKDITTKIHHKVSENWISATLLITPVVGTYQYAMWYKEQEKLSHRY; this is encoded by the exons ATGGGGAAGATGCCGGTGCGGATGAAGGCGGTGGTGTACGCGCTGTCGCCGTTCCAGCAGCAGGTGATGCCGGGCCTGTGGAAGGACATCACCACCAAGATCCACCACAAGGTCTCCGAGAACTGGATCTCCGCCACGCTCCTCATCACCCCCGTCGTCGGCACCTACCA GTATGCAATGTGGTACAAGGAGCAGGAGAAGCTGTCCCACAGATACTAA